One region of Desulfovibrio sp. JC010 genomic DNA includes:
- the purN gene encoding phosphoribosylglycinamide formyltransferase: MSLPIAVLISGSGSNLQSIIEKMEDNILDVDIKVVLSNKADAYGLKRAEAYGIPTAVLSHKDFGPREEFDAEMVRILKEAGVEAVVMAGFMRIITPVFLNAFPGKIVNIHPAILPSFPGVDGQGDAAKYGVQLAGCTAHFVDEKMDHGAVIIQAAVPAYPGEDEDELRERILKQEHRILPQAVQWLAKDRLSVEGRFVKLAEADVDLAETDGLSLINPPLEVGF, translated from the coding sequence TTGAGTCTTCCTATTGCCGTACTTATTTCTGGTAGCGGATCAAATTTACAATCCATTATTGAAAAAATGGAAGACAACATCCTTGATGTAGACATCAAAGTTGTTCTTTCCAATAAAGCTGATGCTTACGGCCTGAAGCGGGCCGAAGCTTACGGCATCCCCACTGCGGTTTTGAGCCATAAGGATTTCGGTCCCCGCGAGGAATTTGACGCAGAGATGGTGCGGATTCTCAAAGAGGCCGGGGTGGAAGCCGTGGTTATGGCCGGATTCATGCGCATTATTACTCCGGTATTTCTGAATGCTTTCCCCGGTAAAATTGTGAATATCCATCCGGCAATTCTGCCCAGCTTTCCCGGTGTGGACGGGCAGGGCGATGCTGCCAAATACGGCGTGCAGCTGGCCGGGTGCACCGCCCATTTTGTGGATGAGAAAATGGACCACGGGGCCGTGATCATTCAGGCAGCGGTACCCGCCTATCCCGGCGAAGATGAGGACGAACTGCGCGAACGTATTCTTAAGCAGGAACACCGTATTCTGCCGCAGGCTGTGCAGTGGCTGGCAAAGGATAGATTGTCCGTGGAAGGGCGGTTTGTGAAGCTTGCTGAAGCTGATGTGGATTTGGCTGAGACGGATGGGTTGAGTTTGATCAATCCGCCATTGGAAGTCGGATTTTAG
- a CDS encoding cysteine-rich small domain-containing protein: MENSHRFFRNIDCKYFPCHKTSDETSFNCLFCFCPLYLLEDCGGRFKITAKGVKDCTDCKIPHRPEGYDYIIKKLKEANEK, from the coding sequence ATGGAAAACAGTCACCGTTTTTTTAGAAATATAGATTGCAAATACTTCCCCTGTCATAAAACCAGCGACGAAACATCCTTCAACTGCCTGTTCTGCTTCTGCCCGCTCTATCTGCTGGAAGATTGCGGAGGACGGTTCAAGATAACCGCCAAAGGAGTGAAAGACTGCACGGACTGCAAAATTCCGCACCGGCCCGAAGGCTACGATTACATCATCAAAAAGCTTAAAGAAGCCAACGAGAAATAA
- a CDS encoding secondary thiamine-phosphate synthase enzyme YjbQ: protein METLQIRTNSREEMIDITGTVRQLVKDKGWQSGALLLYCPHTTGAVTVNEGADPDVVRDIIVNMRKLVPHRGDYQHMEGNSDAHIKTSMFGPDQMLIIEDGDVMLGTWQRIFFCEFDGPRSRKLWAQFMGS from the coding sequence ATGGAAACCTTGCAGATCCGAACCAACAGCCGCGAAGAGATGATCGATATCACCGGAACAGTGCGCCAGCTGGTCAAAGACAAAGGCTGGCAGTCCGGCGCGTTGCTGCTCTACTGCCCGCACACCACCGGGGCGGTCACAGTCAACGAAGGAGCCGACCCGGACGTGGTCCGCGATATTATCGTGAACATGCGCAAGCTCGTCCCCCACCGTGGAGACTACCAACACATGGAAGGCAATTCCGATGCACACATAAAAACCTCCATGTTCGGTCCGGACCAGATGCTGATCATCGAAGACGGGGATGTTATGCTCGGTACATGGCAGCGTATATTTTTCTGTGAATTTGACGGACCGCGCAGCAGGAAGCTGTGGGCGCAGTTTATGGGCAGCTAG
- a CDS encoding phosphotransferase: MLDALSPWGLTTLERHNDKNIPGSPERAISRSVIEDTENRLWLMERIAGTQQKSRAAIAENLLTLQKSGMDWLLPYQETKDGQVIAEIMGFPWQLSPFYESDELPRPQYVFDAQRGTELAKFIAQLREHSKGKEMHGQDQSFALINYARELAATVKEREPQIYKRLEPICAHLFPKMEQFPQLPKAFCHGDFHPLNVLWKGKKIGAVIDWEFSGLRPEIYDVANMIGCVAFENPGALGEGLIPAFMDGLYDNTDISDDSYESLPAYIPSLRFAWLSEWLRKKDHEMLEMELEFMELLLAVMG, encoded by the coding sequence ATGCTCGATGCTCTCTCCCCATGGGGTCTGACTACCCTTGAACGCCACAACGATAAAAATATTCCCGGCAGCCCGGAGCGGGCAATTTCGCGCTCGGTGATTGAGGATACAGAGAACCGACTCTGGCTCATGGAGCGTATAGCCGGGACGCAGCAAAAAAGCCGCGCCGCCATTGCCGAAAACCTGCTCACTTTGCAGAAATCCGGCATGGACTGGCTGCTGCCTTATCAGGAGACAAAGGACGGTCAGGTCATTGCCGAGATCATGGGCTTCCCTTGGCAGCTCTCGCCTTTTTATGAATCAGACGAACTGCCCCGCCCGCAATATGTTTTTGATGCCCAGCGGGGCACAGAACTGGCCAAATTTATTGCCCAATTGCGCGAGCACAGCAAGGGTAAGGAAATGCACGGACAGGACCAGTCTTTCGCGCTGATCAATTACGCCCGCGAGCTTGCCGCTACCGTCAAGGAGCGTGAACCGCAGATCTACAAACGGCTGGAACCGATCTGCGCCCACCTTTTCCCGAAAATGGAGCAATTCCCGCAACTGCCCAAGGCTTTCTGCCACGGTGATTTTCATCCGCTGAACGTGCTCTGGAAAGGCAAAAAAATCGGCGCGGTCATCGACTGGGAATTTTCCGGCCTGCGCCCGGAAATCTACGACGTAGCCAACATGATCGGCTGCGTGGCCTTTGAAAATCCCGGCGCACTGGGCGAAGGACTCATCCCGGCCTTCATGGACGGCCTCTACGACAACACAGACATCAGTGACGACAGTTACGAATCACTGCCCGCCTACATACCCTCCCTGCGCTTTGCATGGCTTTCCGAATGGCTGCGTAAAAAGGATCATGAAATGCTGGAGATGGAACTGGAATTTATGGAGCTGCTTTTGGCGGTGATGGGGTAA
- the cbiE gene encoding precorrin-6y C5,15-methyltransferase (decarboxylating) subunit CbiE: MKHPLQIIGLHPGSLASSQEAQKTISKADVLSGGKRLLDAFPKFKGKKIPFASPMEEYARTLEKQLQKGRQVVLLADGDPLLFGIGASLIPLLGEENVVISPALSAIQLGAARLGSSWKDFKIISLHGRDDFSTLFGAMQRKKDCAVYTDKTNTPQAIAKRLVDKGIDNYSMAVLDQLNTPEEVVAQGRPESFLNFSCSDLNIIILTADNKDYSTPLFGRSDDEFIREKGLITKLPVRAAGIALLDLRKNQTVWDLGAGCGSVAIEASFLAADSRIFAVEKNNPRVAMIKENIRNLRAWSVEAVSGEMPQALAQLPDPDRIFMGGGIGRDDSVIREAAARLRPGGRLVVHAILMGSIQRSRDLFDEQGWQWQSMQIQASTSDQLAGDVRYKAYNPVTILWADKPEGQ; this comes from the coding sequence ATGAAACATCCATTACAAATAATCGGGTTACATCCGGGCAGCCTTGCAAGCTCGCAGGAAGCACAAAAAACCATTTCCAAAGCTGATGTGCTCAGCGGAGGAAAACGGCTGCTGGATGCTTTCCCGAAATTCAAAGGTAAAAAAATACCCTTTGCTTCGCCCATGGAAGAATATGCACGGACCCTTGAGAAGCAGCTGCAAAAAGGAAGACAGGTAGTTCTGCTGGCTGACGGAGACCCTCTGCTTTTCGGCATCGGAGCATCCCTGATCCCCCTGCTGGGCGAGGAGAATGTTGTAATCAGCCCCGCGCTGTCCGCAATTCAGCTCGGTGCGGCAAGACTGGGCAGCAGCTGGAAGGATTTTAAAATAATTTCCCTGCACGGGCGCGATGATTTTTCCACGCTCTTCGGTGCTATGCAGCGCAAAAAAGACTGCGCCGTGTACACCGACAAAACCAACACCCCGCAAGCCATTGCCAAACGGCTGGTGGATAAGGGGATAGACAACTACTCCATGGCCGTGCTGGACCAGTTGAACACCCCGGAAGAGGTGGTCGCGCAGGGCAGGCCGGAATCTTTCCTCAATTTCAGCTGCTCGGACCTGAACATCATTATCCTCACTGCGGACAATAAAGATTACAGCACCCCGCTCTTCGGGCGCTCTGATGATGAATTTATCAGGGAGAAGGGTCTGATCACCAAACTCCCGGTGCGAGCGGCAGGCATCGCCCTGCTGGACCTGAGAAAAAACCAGACCGTCTGGGACCTCGGCGCGGGCTGCGGCTCAGTGGCCATCGAAGCTTCATTTCTTGCTGCTGATTCGCGCATTTTCGCAGTGGAAAAAAACAACCCCCGCGTGGCAATGATCAAAGAAAATATCCGCAATCTGCGCGCATGGTCTGTGGAAGCGGTCAGCGGAGAAATGCCGCAGGCTCTGGCCCAACTGCCCGACCCGGACCGCATCTTCATGGGCGGAGGCATCGGGCGCGATGACTCGGTTATCCGCGAAGCTGCCGCAAGACTGAGACCCGGCGGCAGGCTGGTGGTCCACGCCATCCTCATGGGCAGCATCCAGCGCAGCCGCGATCTTTTTGACGAACAGGGCTGGCAGTGGCAGTCCATGCAGATTCAAGCTTCAACTTCTGATCAACTGGCCGGGGATGTCCGCTACAAAGCATACAATCCGGTAACCATACTCTGGGCCGACAAGCCCGAAGGACAATAA
- a CDS encoding metallophosphoesterase encodes MFSDRAATKSLPKLHLCAVMLVLLLPFLLGNNKGCGTAAPSTFIAISDVHFNPFDDTTLFDRLVAAPAEDWDEIFQSSTKTALPAYGEESNFTLLSKALDSATSHDANPAVVIFPGDILCHNFKTTFDNLYGSVDQDALESFIMKTVRFFVLQVRERFIDAPVLFTLGNNDSYAGDYDLVAGGDFLAETADLFKNQWLDDWVQSSTFNQSYKAGGYYTASVSKKSIRLVSLNSVLFTTHRPAPVAGDAAYIQLDWFEEQLAAAQNSGQQVYVVTHVPPGTNIYSTIANHMDAQGRIADVDDMWHDGYQTRFLAIMEAYPNLSITFFSGHTHMDEFRLIYNDARSNTPATVLGQPAISPVFENNPAYKVFNVNIENWELQDYTAQALRLDQSSEKFSQEYKFTTQYNLSNATAPSMAALSNSLALGGEDKTSYIQYYYSGSPRSPITETNWHGYRCSTGFVRADKYKTCVNNSVP; translated from the coding sequence ATGTTTTCGGACCGGGCTGCAACAAAATCCCTGCCGAAACTGCATTTATGTGCAGTAATGCTGGTTTTGCTGCTGCCCTTCCTGCTGGGGAACAACAAAGGCTGCGGCACAGCCGCCCCTTCAACATTTATCGCCATCAGCGACGTCCACTTCAACCCTTTTGACGACACAACCCTCTTTGACCGTCTTGTTGCCGCCCCGGCAGAAGACTGGGACGAAATTTTTCAAAGCTCGACCAAAACGGCACTGCCCGCTTACGGCGAAGAAAGCAACTTCACCCTGCTCAGCAAAGCCCTTGATTCCGCTACGAGTCATGATGCCAATCCTGCAGTGGTCATCTTCCCCGGCGACATTCTCTGCCATAACTTCAAAACCACTTTTGACAACCTTTACGGCTCGGTTGATCAGGATGCGCTGGAATCATTCATCATGAAAACCGTGCGTTTCTTTGTGCTGCAAGTCCGGGAACGATTCATAGACGCCCCGGTGCTGTTCACCCTCGGCAATAACGATTCCTATGCCGGAGATTATGATCTGGTGGCTGGCGGGGATTTTCTGGCGGAGACTGCGGATCTGTTTAAAAACCAATGGCTGGACGACTGGGTACAAAGCTCGACTTTCAACCAGAGTTACAAAGCAGGCGGCTACTACACGGCATCCGTAAGTAAAAAGAGCATCCGGCTTGTCAGCTTAAATTCAGTGCTCTTTACCACCCACCGTCCCGCCCCGGTGGCCGGGGATGCGGCATACATCCAGCTGGACTGGTTTGAAGAGCAGCTTGCCGCCGCCCAAAACAGCGGCCAGCAGGTTTACGTTGTAACCCACGTACCGCCGGGGACCAACATCTACAGCACCATTGCCAACCACATGGATGCACAGGGCAGGATCGCGGACGTGGATGATATGTGGCACGATGGATACCAGACCCGCTTTCTGGCCATCATGGAAGCCTACCCAAACCTGAGCATAACCTTCTTTTCCGGACACACGCATATGGATGAATTCCGGCTGATATACAACGACGCGCGCAGCAACACTCCGGCCACAGTACTGGGACAGCCGGCCATATCACCTGTTTTTGAGAACAACCCCGCGTACAAGGTTTTCAACGTCAATATAGAAAACTGGGAACTTCAGGACTACACGGCGCAAGCCCTGCGGCTGGATCAAAGCAGTGAAAAATTCAGTCAGGAATACAAATTCACAACGCAATACAACTTAAGCAATGCCACAGCCCCAAGCATGGCGGCACTTTCAAATTCTCTGGCATTAGGCGGTGAAGATAAGACGTCCTACATCCAATATTACTATTCAGGCAGTCCGCGCTCGCCCATCACCGAAACAAACTGGCACGGTTACCGCTGCTCAACAGGATTTGTGCGGGCGGATAAGTATAAAACTTGTGTGAATAATTCGGTGCCGTAA
- a CDS encoding GGDEF domain-containing protein, translating to MTAEQKPLKRDSQPNNHFMRRLFCFAALALITILTVALVGRYTDISHLWTTASIALLGTFMSALLVVFLEIKISKLTSGYQARINELENLSSVDKLTGLANRLRLDEVFNYEVGKAQRHGSSFSILLLDLDRFKNINDNFGNDIGDKVLQETAQLLKENLRKTDTIGRWSGEEFLIIAPETADDKAMQLADKIRKLVAGHYYTPVGTVTCSIGVGSFHDEDSRESMTDRADRALLNAKDAGRNRAVYGEA from the coding sequence ATGACAGCTGAACAAAAGCCCCTGAAGCGCGACTCACAACCGAACAACCATTTCATGCGCAGACTCTTCTGCTTCGCCGCATTAGCACTCATAACCATACTGACGGTTGCTCTTGTCGGCAGGTATACGGACATTTCCCATCTCTGGACAACCGCTTCCATTGCCCTGCTGGGGACCTTTATGTCAGCCCTGCTGGTCGTATTCCTTGAAATAAAAATTTCAAAACTCACCAGCGGCTACCAAGCCCGCATTAACGAACTTGAAAATCTTTCCAGCGTTGACAAACTTACCGGACTGGCAAACAGACTCAGGCTTGATGAAGTTTTCAACTATGAGGTGGGCAAGGCGCAGCGGCACGGCAGTTCCTTTTCCATCCTGCTGCTTGATCTGGACAGGTTCAAAAACATTAATGACAACTTCGGAAATGATATCGGAGACAAGGTTCTTCAGGAAACAGCACAGCTGCTGAAAGAGAACCTGCGCAAAACAGACACCATCGGTCGCTGGAGCGGGGAGGAATTCCTGATCATTGCTCCTGAGACAGCAGACGACAAGGCCATGCAACTGGCGGATAAAATCCGTAAACTCGTTGCCGGGCACTACTACACCCCGGTGGGAACGGTGACCTGCTCCATAGGGGTCGGTTCTTTCCACGATGAGGACAGCAGGGAAAGCATGACCGACCGGGCTGACCGGGCCCTGCTCAACGCAAAGGACGCAGGACGCAACAGGGCGGTGTACGGAGAGGCATAG
- the amrA gene encoding AmmeMemoRadiSam system protein A, producing the protein MSENFSFTLTQEEKDYLKGLVRKSILCRLNKQEEAIPEPVTEHLRENFGAFVTLNKNGHLRGCIGNVQGTGPLYKTIWKMARAAAFEDPRFPPLSEAEFEEVEIEISILSPISLCPDTDKITIGRHGLIMQRGQQTGLLLPQVAVDWKWDRDQFLAQTCQKAGMEPTAWQDPATNIFWFEAEVF; encoded by the coding sequence ATGTCAGAAAATTTCAGTTTCACCCTGACTCAGGAAGAAAAGGACTACCTCAAAGGTCTGGTCCGCAAATCCATCCTCTGCCGCTTGAACAAGCAGGAGGAAGCCATTCCCGAACCTGTAACCGAACATCTGCGCGAAAACTTCGGGGCCTTCGTGACCCTGAACAAAAACGGACATCTGCGCGGCTGCATCGGAAACGTGCAGGGAACCGGACCGCTCTACAAAACCATCTGGAAAATGGCCCGCGCCGCCGCTTTTGAAGACCCCCGTTTTCCGCCACTGAGCGAAGCCGAGTTCGAGGAAGTTGAAATAGAAATTTCCATCCTCAGTCCCATCAGCCTCTGTCCCGATACAGATAAAATCACAATCGGGCGGCACGGCCTGATCATGCAACGCGGCCAGCAAACCGGACTTCTTCTGCCGCAGGTGGCCGTGGACTGGAAATGGGACCGCGACCAATTCCTCGCCCAGACCTGCCAGAAAGCAGGCATGGAACCCACGGCATGGCAGGACCCGGCAACCAATATTTTCTGGTTTGAGGCAGAAGTATTTTAA
- a CDS encoding SpoIIE family protein phosphatase, translating into MRFKLFILLLAFSLIPLLVVSIISRQGIQDLGQVQSHNLRADMIKILTDEMHQSAKDSAKLVQQQAVSLEFALKAIGAEAEDVLNDPVEGTPKVYFAEDFNTKGRQPADFGPSPQYFVISEQGQKQPSSVSLEEPVFFYPKGQEQLKNIPDLTRLYLLKPDLKAFFNQAGAALHRVYICLNSGLHIAYPGHGNYPENYDPRKRLWFTEAVKAGSIVWDKFIDASTGQQVYTLSKPIRDREGKTIGVVAIDIQLVELLRKDDLSSQWSSAIQSFVVGPVKTDNGVELRIWAEAGHKEANISWQTDLPNKARYLQSADKQSMAKMISSISKGESGVIRMPCNGVDSVWAFAPFRNEGSYVLITPERIITRVPDRAALQALSLSKDLYVAVGAASLFTLLTVALVAFLGSRKVLKPLLAMTDAAEKISEGDLSVHVDVKTGDERETLANAFNHMIPKLQDHLRITKSMELAQEVHTNLLPMESPQTSGLDISGISISCDETGGDYFDYYTPPRTGGTGILLGDVTGHGVSAALLMTTGRAHLKHASGHMEPLAERIEEVNRLLCSDIGDTGRFMTLFCLEISPDNSAATYVRAGHDPATIYDPAHGEKRDLMGSPMLALGIFDEARYDEFDIELHEGEIIFIGTDGIWEARNTKDEMFGRDRLDQLIFANAHRSAAEIQQEVIAAVYKFQDGMEQEDDITLVIIKVNKFNKDKA; encoded by the coding sequence ATGCGTTTTAAATTATTCATCCTGCTGCTGGCCTTCAGCCTGATCCCCCTGCTGGTGGTCTCCATTATCAGCCGTCAGGGCATTCAGGATCTGGGGCAGGTCCAGTCCCACAACCTGCGTGCGGACATGATAAAGATCCTGACCGATGAGATGCACCAATCCGCCAAAGATTCGGCCAAACTGGTGCAGCAGCAGGCCGTATCGCTGGAATTCGCCCTCAAAGCCATCGGTGCTGAAGCCGAGGATGTGCTCAACGATCCAGTGGAAGGAACCCCTAAAGTCTACTTTGCCGAAGACTTCAATACGAAAGGCAGGCAGCCTGCTGACTTCGGGCCTTCCCCGCAATATTTTGTCATCAGTGAACAAGGCCAGAAACAACCGTCTTCAGTAAGTCTGGAGGAGCCCGTTTTTTTCTATCCCAAGGGACAGGAGCAGCTGAAAAATATACCGGACCTGACCAGACTTTATCTGCTCAAGCCTGATTTGAAAGCTTTTTTCAATCAGGCCGGAGCAGCATTGCACCGCGTATATATCTGTCTTAACTCCGGGCTGCACATTGCCTATCCCGGACACGGCAACTACCCGGAAAATTACGATCCCCGCAAAAGGCTCTGGTTTACCGAAGCGGTTAAAGCAGGCTCAATTGTCTGGGACAAATTCATCGACGCCTCCACCGGGCAGCAGGTTTACACCCTTTCCAAGCCTATCCGGGACCGCGAAGGCAAAACCATCGGGGTGGTCGCCATCGATATCCAACTGGTGGAGCTGCTGCGCAAGGATGACCTTTCCTCACAATGGTCCAGTGCCATCCAGTCCTTTGTGGTCGGCCCGGTCAAAACTGACAACGGGGTGGAACTGCGCATCTGGGCTGAGGCGGGGCACAAAGAAGCCAATATCTCATGGCAGACCGACCTGCCCAATAAAGCCCGCTACCTGCAATCGGCAGACAAACAGTCCATGGCCAAAATGATCAGCTCCATCAGCAAAGGGGAGTCCGGGGTAATCCGCATGCCCTGCAACGGGGTGGATTCTGTCTGGGCCTTTGCGCCGTTTCGCAACGAGGGCAGCTATGTGCTGATCACCCCGGAACGGATCATCACCCGGGTGCCGGACAGAGCAGCCCTGCAGGCACTGAGCTTAAGCAAAGATCTCTATGTTGCCGTTGGAGCAGCCTCCCTGTTCACCCTGCTCACCGTCGCGCTGGTGGCTTTTCTGGGCAGCCGCAAAGTTCTCAAACCGTTGCTGGCCATGACCGATGCCGCTGAAAAAATTTCCGAAGGCGATCTTTCCGTGCATGTTGACGTCAAAACCGGTGACGAACGGGAAACCCTCGCCAATGCCTTCAACCACATGATCCCCAAGCTGCAGGACCACCTGCGCATCACCAAATCCATGGAACTGGCGCAGGAAGTCCACACCAACCTGCTGCCCATGGAATCGCCGCAAACAAGCGGTCTGGATATTTCCGGCATAAGCATTTCCTGTGACGAGACCGGGGGAGATTACTTTGACTACTACACCCCGCCCCGGACCGGGGGAACCGGAATCCTGCTCGGCGACGTAACCGGGCACGGAGTCTCCGCGGCCCTGCTCATGACCACCGGACGCGCGCACCTGAAGCATGCCTCCGGGCACATGGAACCGCTGGCCGAACGCATCGAGGAAGTCAACAGGCTGCTCTGCTCCGACATCGGAGATACCGGGCGGTTCATGACCCTGTTCTGTCTTGAAATTTCCCCGGATAATTCCGCTGCGACATACGTCCGCGCCGGGCACGATCCGGCCACCATCTACGACCCGGCCCATGGCGAAAAACGCGATCTAATGGGCTCGCCCATGCTGGCACTGGGTATATTTGATGAGGCCCGGTACGATGAATTCGATATTGAACTGCACGAAGGGGAAATCATTTTCATCGGCACAGACGGCATATGGGAGGCCCGCAACACCAAGGATGAAATGTTCGGACGGGATCGGCTCGACCAACTCATCTTTGCCAATGCCCACAGATCCGCCGCTGAAATCCAGCAGGAAGTAATAGCCGCTGTCTACAAATTTCAGGACGGCATGGAGCAGGAAGACGACATTACTCTGGTTATTATTAAAGTTAATAAATTCAATAAAGACAAAGCATGA
- a CDS encoding DMT family transporter, with the protein MNHLPAVSPLLFVVLGAVCISFSAVFAKLSSTSADVSAFYRVFIGGICLTVIAMRFGRSSFLKVLQNHFRLICGGGLCLTLDLMCWHRSINILGPGVATILINFQVFILALAGWIFFKERLSLRFGLAIPLALSGLCLLIGISPANLLHSDLTGAGLGLSAAFWLALYTLAIRYIQMRSAGISAVTVVALVTLASAVSMGIFFIWESTSIVIPTLGDAFWLVLYGVVSQALGWLLISKGLPGVTSAQAGLTILIMPALSFIWDMLIFAKPAGIIELGGALLALLAIWLGTSAKQSEG; encoded by the coding sequence TTGAATCATTTGCCGGCTGTTTCTCCGTTGCTTTTTGTTGTTCTGGGTGCGGTCTGCATCAGTTTTTCCGCTGTCTTTGCCAAACTGTCGAGTACCAGTGCCGATGTCTCGGCTTTCTACCGGGTCTTCATCGGCGGGATATGTTTGACCGTTATTGCCATGAGGTTCGGTCGAAGTTCTTTTTTAAAGGTTTTGCAGAACCATTTCCGGCTTATCTGCGGCGGTGGGCTGTGCCTTACTCTGGACCTGATGTGCTGGCATAGGTCCATCAATATTCTCGGTCCCGGCGTGGCCACCATCCTGATCAATTTTCAGGTGTTTATTCTTGCTCTGGCCGGTTGGATTTTCTTTAAGGAGCGGCTTTCGCTCCGCTTCGGTCTGGCCATACCTCTTGCTTTAAGCGGACTGTGCCTGCTGATCGGCATTAGCCCGGCCAACCTGCTGCACAGCGACCTTACAGGGGCCGGACTCGGTTTGAGTGCGGCATTCTGGCTGGCTCTCTATACCCTTGCCATCCGTTATATCCAGATGCGTTCAGCCGGTATTTCTGCGGTTACAGTTGTGGCTCTTGTAACCCTTGCCTCAGCGGTCAGCATGGGCATATTTTTTATTTGGGAATCAACGTCCATTGTCATTCCCACGCTTGGTGATGCATTCTGGCTGGTTCTTTACGGCGTTGTGTCGCAGGCTCTCGGCTGGCTTCTGATCTCCAAAGGGCTGCCCGGAGTAACCAGCGCGCAGGCCGGACTGACCATCCTGATCATGCCCGCTCTTTCTTTTATCTGGGATATGCTGATTTTTGCTAAGCCTGCCGGGATTATTGAACTTGGCGGGGCTTTGCTTGCGCTGCTGGCTATCTGGCTGGGGACAAGTGCCAAGCAGTCTGAAGGGTAA
- the cobM gene encoding precorrin-4 C(11)-methyltransferase, which yields MGKVYFIGAGPGDPELITVKGQRIIREAGLVLYAGSLVPEAVIAEACENARIKNSASMSLEETDRIMQEHAAKGEIVARVHTGDPALYGAVQEQARLLRAAGIEYEVIPGVTSACATAAASGASFTVPGGTQTMILTRMAGRTPVPESESLQKLAVHNSAMAIYLSAGNPMGIQEELLAGDMEPSTPVILGYRIGWPEEKSVETTLENLARTAEENNFTRQTIFLILPGKNDDSESLLYDAGFSHMFRENKD from the coding sequence ATGGGTAAAGTATATTTCATCGGTGCCGGACCGGGCGACCCGGAACTTATCACCGTAAAAGGCCAGCGGATCATCCGCGAAGCCGGGCTGGTCCTCTATGCCGGATCACTGGTTCCTGAAGCAGTAATTGCCGAAGCCTGTGAAAACGCGCGCATTAAAAACTCCGCCTCCATGTCTCTTGAAGAGACCGACCGGATCATGCAGGAACATGCAGCCAAGGGAGAAATCGTGGCCCGCGTGCATACCGGAGATCCGGCCCTCTACGGAGCGGTACAAGAACAAGCCCGGTTGCTGCGGGCAGCCGGAATTGAATATGAAGTCATTCCCGGAGTAACCTCGGCCTGCGCTACAGCGGCAGCTTCCGGCGCGTCATTCACCGTTCCCGGCGGGACCCAGACCATGATCCTGACCCGCATGGCCGGACGGACCCCGGTACCGGAATCCGAATCCCTGCAAAAACTGGCCGTGCACAACTCAGCCATGGCTATTTATCTTTCAGCGGGCAATCCTATGGGCATTCAGGAAGAACTGCTTGCCGGGGACATGGAACCGTCCACCCCGGTCATCCTCGGTTACCGCATCGGCTGGCCCGAAGAAAAATCAGTGGAAACCACCCTTGAAAACCTTGCCCGCACCGCAGAAGAAAACAACTTCACCCGGCAGACCATTTTCCTGATCCTGCCCGGAAAGAATGATGACAGTGAATCCCTGCTCTACGATGCCGGATTCAGCCACATGTTCAGAGAAAATAAGGATTAA